The following are from one region of the Aspergillus chevalieri M1 DNA, chromosome 1, nearly complete sequence genome:
- a CDS encoding uncharacterized protein (COG:S;~EggNog:ENOG410PU8W;~TransMembrane:4 (i20-41o89-110i117-137o176-200i)), with amino-acid sequence MSWKQNLLYFPRNHRYHKVFLWLMAVELPFTIVILTLTGIASHDLYRTRLWQDGADNGFNSAPDEILYAMANYRPYKVPKVWSSFTDDYNLALGVLSTFFLITKVPLHFLRLFYPPVAAFVHAGLLAVYIASASFQAGSDTSDSKHPQNGAPWYIAKSCGVAAHPNNIQYCKQAKALFAITIIVIILYFVELVLSFHSCVPTKEEIEKRRERQEEKRTMKEYEEEILKSPVMIPMTPGPNTSGLPPMTPHNFVFTPMSNGPSDLPFRNQPCSRASTHQESAETLTSGPQFFPPPPKAVTK; translated from the exons ATGTCCTGGAAACAGAACCTTTTATATTTCCCGCGAAATCACCGGTACCATAAAGTGTTTCTTTGGCTTATGGCCGTTGAACTGCCGTTCACCATTGTGATCTTAACACTTACTGGAATTGCATCACATGATTTATATCGGACTCGACTCTGGCAGGATGGCGCAGACAACGGCTTCAACAGTGCCCCGGATGAGATCCTATACGCCATGGCCAACTACCGACCATACAAAGTGCCTAAAGTTTGGAGCTCATT TACGGACGACTATAACCTAGCCCTTGGCGTCCTGAGCACCTTCTTCTTGATCACCAAAGTTCCCTTGCATTTCCTCCGCCTCTTCTACCCTCCTGTGGCAGCTTTCGTCCATGCGGGATTGTTAGCCGTCTATATCGCCTCGGCCTCGTTTCAAGCAGGCAGTGACACGTCCGACTCGAAACATCCACAGAATGGCGCACCATGGTACATCGCGAAAAGCTGCGGTGTTGCCGCGCACCCGAACAATATCCAATACTGCAAGCAGGCGAAGGCACTGTTTGCGATAACCATCATTGTCAT TATCCTCTACTTCGTCGAGCTCGTCCTAAGCTTTCATAGCTGCGTCCCCACAAAGGAAGAAATCGAAAAGCGCCGCGAACGTcaagaggaaaagagaacCATGAAGGAGTACGAGGAGGAAATCCTCAAGTCTCCCGTCATGATTCCGATGACGCCTGGGCCCAACACCAGCGGGTTACCGCCCATGACACCGCACAACTTCGTCTTCACCCCGATGAGCAACGGACCGTCTGACCTGCCGTTCCGGAACCAGCCTTGTTCGCGCGCTTCGACGCACCAGGAATCGGCGGAAACCCTGACATCAGGGCCACAGTTCTTCCCGCCTCCTCCCAAGGCAGTGACTAAGTGA
- a CDS encoding FAD-dependent oxidoreductase (COG:C,H;~EggNog:ENOG410PNTM;~InterPro:IPR017927,IPR039261;~go_function: GO:0016491 - oxidoreductase activity [Evidence IEA];~go_process: GO:0055114 - oxidation-reduction process [Evidence IEA]) produces the protein MYGKSLQWLCFNQLFRSPPSIVTRTLYQNRNQYPFSPRYYRQMSSKPKTGVPHQVRTAAEPRQNRLYTVRLTHIDELNPTVRLLQLTIPPNVQSLENDTQDGDEDKTPQPLTFLPGQWLDVHIPTIPNAGGFSITSTPADANVLPIPEQPPKEHFDSVAEPGLPPVDSAGRPPYVELAVQKALSNPASAWLWKPKDEILGAELGIRVGGGFVWPPSGIDLNDVRNVGLIAGGVGINPLISILSHLNNNESNTVLPNPTNIQILYSTRLPKPTPSSTEATLDQILFLTRLRQITQSQCQSHRLRIGLDLFITDLPEDSPLRTAPPVDISIHARRISREDLSVAVRGADASIKPEETVCYLCGPPEMTDEFVGVLRGLLGDGQERILFEKWW, from the exons ATGTACGGAAAGAGTCTTCAGTGGCTGTGTTTTAATCAATTGTTCCGATCACCTCCATCCATTGTAACCAGGACCCTCTATCAAAACCGAAATCAGTATCCATTCTCTCCAAGATACTATCGCCAGATGAGCTCCAAACCCAAGACAGGCGTACCACACCAAGTACGCACAGCAGCAGAACCGCGCCAGAATAGACTATATACAGTGCGATTAACGCATATCGACGAGCTCAACCCGACTGTCCGTCTGCTCCAACTAACAATCCCGCCCAATGTACAGAGTCTCGAAAACGACACTCAAGATGGCGAT GAAGACAAGACCCCCCAACCACTAACCTTCCTCCCCGGCCAATGGCTAGACGTCCATATCCCAACCATCCCCAATGCCGGCGGCTTCAGCATCACTTCCACACCAGCAGATGCAAACGTCCTGCCGATTCCCGAGCAACCTCCGAAAGAGCACTTTGATTCTGTCGCGGAACCGGGTCTCCCCCCTGTCGATTCTGCGGGGAGACCACCCTACGTCGAGTTAGCTGTGCAGAAGGCGCTGTCGAATCCGGCAAGCGCATGGCTTTGGAAACCCAAGGATGAGATCTTGGGGGCGGAACTGGGGATCCGTGTTGGAGGGGGTTTCGTCTGGCCGCCGTCGGGGATTGATTTGAATGATGTCCGGAATGTGGGTTTGATTGCCGGGGGTGTAGGCATCAA CCCCCTCATCTCCATTCTCTCCCACCTAAATAACAACGAATCCAACACCGTCTTACCCAATCCAACAAACATACAAATCCTCTACTCCACCCGCCTCCCCAAACCCACCCCATCGTCGACCGAAGCAACCCTCGACcaaatccttttcctcaccCGCCTCCGCCAAATCACCCAGTCGCAATGCCAATCCCATCGTCTGCGCATAGGGCTTGATCTCTTCATTACGGATCTGCCAGAGGACTCGCCGCTAAGGACAGCTCCGCCTGTTGATATTTCTATTCATGCGCGGAGAATCAGTCGTGAGGACCTCAGTGTGGCTGTTAGGGGAGCGGATGCGAGTATCAAGCCGGAGGAAACGGTGTGTTATTTGTGTGGGCCACCGGAGATGACGGATGAGTTCGTTGGTGTGCTTCGAGGGTTGCTTGGAGATGGACAGGAGAGAATTCTCTTCGAGAAGTGGTGGTGA
- a CDS encoding uncharacterized protein (BUSCO:EOG09260K29;~COG:E;~EggNog:ENOG410PFRJ;~InterPro:IPR004843,IPR029052;~PFAM:PF00149;~go_function: GO:0016787 - hydrolase activity [Evidence IEA]) produces MTRRIVRAGVQLALFAGFALLLVLFLDNRYRLLPASIHGHLPTHYSGLVVTDVTVSTCSSFNIFSNCKVNKDTWTRVDKDLYLRTGWTSSAYLHFERKKEEELLPTDKVVLDMKIGRLNPKLMEGTPQSDLELWEQRPGGIWLKRTAKRHASDSQTTVTSVDVLFGADAVEPRVGWEVKDTPLLLNSWTEQLEARVTVRRGDPQKTKRAVPRIKDNGRFKIMQLADLHMSTGLGACREPVPVELVPGQPCEADPRTLDFVERLLDEEKPDLVILSGDQVNGETSKDAQSALFKPVKLLVDRKIPYAAIFGNHDDEGDLNRSELMEIYEDLPYSLSSAGPDDIDGVGNYIVEVLGSGKSAHSALTLYLLDTHSYSPDERQFRGYDWIKPNQIRWFQNEARGLKTKHQAYTHMHLNMAFIHIPLPEYRDNRNFFRGGWPEVPTAPGFNTGFKDAMEEQGVLFVSCGHDHANDYCMLNKDKNDKPSSWMCYGGGAGLGGYGGYNDYVRRVRFFDFDMNAGRVVTYKRLEWGETASRIDEMMLVDGGTVKGPDGAN; encoded by the exons ATGACACGCCGAATT GTGCGGGCAGGTGTACAGCTCGCTTTATTTGCAGGTTTCGCACTGCTCCTAGTCCTATTTCTCGATAACCGGTATCGCCTCCTACCGGCCTCAATTCACGGTCACCTACCTACACATTATTCTGGCCTCGTCGTTACCGATGTAACCGTTAGTACCTGCTCATCCTTCAATATTTTTTCCAACTGCAAAGTCAACAAGGACACGTGGACTCGGGTCGATAAGGATCTCTACCTGCGCACGGGATGGACGTCGAGCGCATACCTCCATTTTGAAcggaagaaggaggaggaactGCTTCCAACGGACAAGGTGGTCCTTGATATGAAGATTGGCCGACTTAATCCTAAATTAATGGAGGGTACCCCCCAAAGCGATCTGGAACTCTGGGAACAAAGACCGGGAGGCATCTGGCTGAAGCGTACGGCCAAACGCCATGCGAGCGACTCGCAGACCACCGTCACCTCGGTTGATGTGCTCTTTGGTGCTGATGCAGTTGAGCCGCGTGTTGGTTGGGAAGTCAAGGATACTCCGTTGCTGCTGAATAGCTGGACGGAGCAATTGGAGGCTCGCGTTACTGTTCGAAGAGGCGATCCACAAAAGACCAAGAGGGCCGTTCCGAGGATTAAAGATAATGGACGATTCAAGATTATGCAGCTGGCGGACTTGCATATGAGTACGGGTCTAGGTGCTTGTCGAGAACCAGTGCCGGTCGAACTTGTACCCGGCCAACCGTGCGAGGCTGATCCTAGAACCCTGGATTTCGTGGAGAGGCTTTTGGATGAAGAGAAGCCTGACTTGGTTATTCTTAGTGGAGACCAGGTGAACGGTGAAACTTCCAAAGATGCCCAAAGCGCGCTCTTCAAACCCGTCAAGTTGCTCGTGGATCGCAAGATCCCGTATGCGGCCATTTTCGGCAACCATGATGATGAGGGTGACCTCAACCGATCGGAACTTATGGAAATTTACGAAGACCTACCTTACTCCCTATCATCTGCCGGTCCCGATGACATAGATGGTGTTGGAAACTACATTGTTGAGGTCCTTGGTAGCGGGAAATCGGCCCATTCTGCATTGACTCTCTATCTCCTTGACACACATTCTTATTCCCCCGACGAGCGACAATTCCGCGGCTATGATTGGATCAAACCGAACCAGATCCGGTGGTTCCAGAACGAAGCACGGGGACTGAAGACCAAACACCAGGCTTATACGCACATGCACTTGAACATGGCATTTATTCATATCCCGCTTCCTGAGTATCGTGATAACCGCAATTTCTTCCGAGGTGGCTGGCCGGAAGTCCCTACGGCGCCTGGGTTTAACACTGGCTTCAAGGATGCTATGGAAGAGCAGGGTGTTCTTTTCGTTAGCTGTGGACA TGACCATGCCAATGACTACTGCATGCTCAACAAGGATAAAAACGATAAGCCATCTTCGTGGATGTGCTATGGCGGCGGTGCAGGCCTTGGTGGCTACGGAGGATACAATGACTATGTTCGACGAGTGCGATTCTTTGACTTTGACATGAACGCTGGGCGAGTCGTGACATATAAGCGACTGGAATGGGGCGAGACCGCGTCCCGGATCGACGAGATGATGCTTGTCGACGGCGGCACGGTGAAAGGGCCTGATGGGGCAAATTAG
- a CDS encoding putative Phosphoserine phosphatase (COG:E;~EggNog:ENOG410Q17A;~InterPro:IPR036412,IPR006384,IPR023214;~PFAM:PF12710;~go_function: GO:0016791 - phosphatase activity [Evidence IEA]), with amino-acid sequence MAPADLPYLKTNPSIIFFTDFDGTITLEDSNDYLTDNLGFGQTKRRKLNIEVLEKKTSFRDAFWQMLGSVKTPFNECVETLCKVMKLDPHFVEFYEWAKANNVPIVVLSSGMIPIIRALLEKLLGHKPDHIVIIANDVESRDGKHINNPGGWQIKYHDDSHFGHDKSLEIKPYAQLPHDERPTLLYAGDGVSDLSAAAETDLLFAKKGNDLVTFCEREGMPFTTFEDWSSILATSKDILSGKVSVKKVAKEGLEKVQKDEA; translated from the exons ATGGCACCTGCGGACCTTCCTTACTTGAAGACGAACCCGTCCATTATCTTCTTCACGGACTTCGATGGCACAATCACACTTGAAGACA GCAATGACTACTTG ACGGACAATCTTGGATTTGGGCAGACGAAGCGTCGCAAGTTGAACATCGAAGTTCTCGAGAAGAAAACCAGTTTTCG AGACGCTTTTTGGCAGATGTTGGGCAGTGTCAAGACCCCCTTCAATGAATGTGTCGAGACGCTTTGCAAGGTAATGAAGTTGGACCCTCATTTCGTCGAGTTCTATGAATGGGCCAAGGCGAACAACGTGCCAATTGTTGTTTTGTCATCCGGAATGATCCCTATCATCAGGGCTTTGCTTGAGAAATTGCTGGGCCACAAACCTGACCACATTGTTATCATCGCCAATGACGTCGAAAGCCGCGATGGCAAGCACATCAACAACCCAGGTGGTTGGCAGATCAAGTACCACGACGATAG TCACTTTGGCCACGACAAGTCGTTGGAAATCAAGCCGTATGCTCAACTGCCGCATGACGAGCGCCCCACACTGTTGTACGCAGGAGATGGTGTTTCTGACCTTTCTGCCGCTGCCGAGACTGATCTTCTGTTCGCAAAGAAGGGAAATG ATCTGGTAACCTTCTGCGAACGTGAAGGAATGCCGTTCACCACCTTTGAGGATTGGAGTTCGATTCTGGCAACCTCCAAGGATATCCTAAGCGGCAAGGTCAGCGTCAAGAAAGTAGCCAAAGAAGGCCTGGAGAAAGTGCAAAAGGATGAGGCCTGA
- a CDS encoding tRNA (adenine-N(1)-)-methyltransferase (COG:J;~EggNog:ENOG410PJPR;~InterPro:IPR014816,IPR029063;~go_component: GO:0031515 - tRNA (m1A) methyltransferase complex [Evidence IEA];~go_function: GO:0016429 - tRNA (adenine-N1-)-methyltransferase activity [Evidence IEA];~go_process: GO:0030488 - tRNA methylation [Evidence IEA]), producing MARLLQSLRRVLGLNTSKPALPKFSRSLDTDFHIFREGDRVIVHGKNPILSKPLRQGHKTDTRRGTLYHDTIIGRRVRDLYPAHKGPEYRLSLPNLDEYVAMTPRLVTPIYAADANLIVSLLDIHVAPPAEGEQSAPLEILESGTGHGSLTLHLARAIQAANSNSPPLPEKSQIQYLPDRPLRPDEDAPKTVRKEQQSDGDTAEDSRQKQWDTWRASRGAVIHTVDVSPKFSAHAEQIVRSFRRGIYAGNVDFYVGHVENWIAEQIKQRAAALSASTGSLSSLTSRDNTQPGPFLSYAILDMPSAHIRIPHVAQILKRDGFLAVFMPSITQIGECIDLIRRQRLPFVQEKVVELGAGISGGRQWDVRFAVKKSRADPSSWAESSSSTELGEGAVQQDQEEPASSSNIEEEAPKEEDSVLVCRPKVGTRIVGGGFVGIWRRIEDSARK from the exons ATGGCTCGTCTGTTGCAGTCCCTCCGCCGAGTACTGGGACTGAATACGTCCAAACCAGCGCTCCCGAAATTTTCACGGTCCCTCGACACGGACTTTCATATATTTCGCG AGGGCGATCGTGTCATCGTTCATGGCAAGAATCCAATTTTAAGCAAACCATTGCGACAAGGTCACAAGACCGATACTCGTCGAGGAACCTTATACCATGACACCATTATCGGCCGGAGGGTGCGCGATCTGTATCCTGCGCACAAGG GCCCGGAATACCGGCTTTCCCTCCCTAACCTCGACGAATATGTCGCCATGACACCTCGCCTGGTAACGCCG ATTTATGCGGCCGATGCCAATTTGATCGTCTCCCTCCTTGACATCCACGTTGCTCCTCCCGCAGAAGGCGAACAATCAGCGCCACTGGAGATTCTCGAATCCGGAACTGGACACGGCTCGTTAACATTGCATCTTGCGCGCGCAATTCAAGCGGCCAATTCGAATTCACCCCCGTTACCAGAGAAATCCCAAATCCAATACCTGCCAGACAGGCCACTCAGGCCAGACGAGGACGCACCCAAAACGGTTCGGAAAGAGCAACAATCCGACGGAGATACCGCGGAGGATTCAAGACAGAAGCAATGGGACACATGGCGAGCGTCTCGTGGAGCGGTTATCCACACCGTCGACGTATCTCCCAAATTCTCCGCCCACGCTGAGCAAATTGTCCGCAGCTTTCGACGGGGGATTTATGCAGGGAACGTCGACTTCTACGTAGGCCACGTGGAAAACTGGATCGCAGAGCAGATCAAGCAACGCGCAGCTGCTTTGTCAGCATCAACAGGCTCCCTATCCTCTCTTACGAGCCGCGATAACACTCAGCCCGGCCCCTTCCTCTCCTACGCCATCCTGGACATGCCGTCCGCCCATATACGCATCCCTCACGTCGCCCAAATCTTGAAGCGGGATGGGTTCCTTGCCGTGTTCATGCCCAGCATCACACAAATCGGCGAGTGCATCGACCTCATCCGTCGACAGCGACTCCCGTTCGTCCAGGAGAAGGTCGTTGAGCTTGGTGCCGGTATCAGCGGTGGCCGTCAATGGGATGTCCGCTTTGCTGTGAAGAAGTCGCGAGCTGATCCATCTTCTTGGGCAGagtcctcatcatccacaGAGTTAGGGGAAGGAGCCGTTCAGCAGGACCAGGAGGAGCCAGCGTCATCGTCGAATATCGAAGAAGAGGCACCAAAAGAGGAAGATAGTGTCTTGGTCTGTAGGCCCAAGGTCGGGACGAGGATTGTTGGTGGTGGGTTTGTGGGAATCTGGAGACGGATTGAAGATTCCGCCAGGAAGTAA
- the CCR4 gene encoding CCR4-Not complex 3'-5'-exoribonuclease subunit Ccr4 (BUSCO:EOG09260WGT;~COG:K;~EggNog:ENOG410PHFH;~InterPro:IPR001611,IPR005135,IPR003591,IPR032675, IPR025875,IPR036691;~PFAM:PF03372,PF12799,PF00560,PF13855;~go_function: GO:0005515 - protein binding [Evidence IEA]) has translation MADGTYRFQQPGAGQFFFQTQPQQQSHQRQLLRNGTNSPSGKSRYTHDTPSPARSPPLTQAAALNFAMYSQAHQGQHVMMNGSQAHQRFGMQIPKFQTQTHHAHAQQTHPHAHHNQPLTQHAFSAAALATTTPHFTPTPMQNGIHTNLDDDIDEMNEHWQQQLQLAAESRQASSPHYHARSVAQQAKGIQIAPSQIEVQEVSTDGRNGVVKTKPAPRQGWNALDFGGQGLRALSTSLFHYTFLEQLYLNHNKLKVLPPAIGQLRKLTHLDLSGNDLTDLPEEIGMLSSLKKLYLFDNNLRTLPYEMGYLYRLETLGIEGNPLNDVLKAQIMKDGTKALIRYLKEETPVHLPPPDRDWIILDETASSTNNPTEKVTVISYNTLCSTSATQSHYGYAPSRVLSWEFRRELIFNELRSHNSDIVCLQEVDQGSYNEYFREQLAYSGYKGVYWPRGRAMGMQEDDAKNVDGCATFFKEKKFILLDKQMINFGQTAVRRPDAKGQDDIYNRLWQKDHIAVVIFLENRQTGSRFIVVNAHLYWDPAFKDVKLIQTAILMEEITKLSDTYAKWPACTDKTAFRFSEAEEESDAPLSEPAPSMEYASGDQIPLLMCGDFNSSPGSAAYNLIANGRLSEEHPDLEKRLYGNLSRVGMTHPFKLRSAYGTIGEMSFTNYTPDFKDILDYIWFSSTSLHVSALLGEVDKEYLKRVPGFPNYHFPSDHVALFAEFTIKGKKGKVVEADFGPQRN, from the exons ATGGCAGATGGTACCTACAGGTTCCAGCAGCCTGGGGCCGGGCAGTTCTTCTTTCAGACGCAACCGCAACAGCAATCTCACCAACGACAACTCCTTCGAAACGGTACGAACTCTCCCTCGGGAAAGTCAAGATACACACACGACactccttctcctgctcGTTCTCCGCCCCTCACGCAAGCAGCCGCCCTCAATTTCGCCATGTATAGCCAAGCTCACCAAGGCCAGCATGTCATGATGAATGGCAGCCAGGCCCACCAACGTTTTGGCATGCAGATCCCCAAATTCCAAACGCAAACCCACCATGCACATGCGCAGCAAACCCATCCTCACGCACACCACAATCAGCCTCTTACCCAGCATGCCTTCTCCGCAGCAGCATTGGCAACTACCACGCCGCATTTCACGCCAACTCCTATGCAGAATGGGATCCACACCAATCTTGACGATGATATcgatgagatgaatgagcATTGGCAACAGCAGCTGCAGTTGGCGGCAGAGTCGAGACAGGCCAGCTCCCCGCATTACCACGCCCGTAGTGTGgcacaacaagccaagggtatCCAGATCGCACCGAGCCAGATTGAAGTTCAAGAGGTCAGCACCGACGGACGGAATGGTGTGGTGAAGACAAAGCCAGCTCCTAGACAGGGCTGGAACGCTCTCGATTTCGGTGGCCAAGGGTTGCGTGCTCTTTCCACATCCTTATTCCACTACACGTTCCTGGAACAATTATACCTTAACCACAATAAGCTGAAGGTGCTTCCTCCAGCTATTGGGCAATTGCGGAAATTGACTCACTTGGATCTGTCCGGCAACGACTTGACCGATCTTCCCGAAGAAATTGGCATGCTGTCCAGCCTGAAAAAGCTTTATCTATTTGACAATAACCTTCGCACTCTTCCTTATGAGATGGGATACCTTTACAGGCTGGAGACTCTGGGAATTGAGGGTAACCCGTTGAATGACGTCCTGAAAGCACAAATCATGAAGGATGGCACAAAGGCATTGATCAGATACCTCAAGGAGGAAACACCAG TacatcttcctcctcccgaTAGAGACTGGATTATCCTCGATGAAACCGCCAGTTCTACTAATAACCCCACAGAGAAAGTTACTGTCATCTCGTATAACACATTATGCAGCACCTCTGCAACCCAATCGCACTACGGATACGCTCCTTCTCGTGTTCTGTCGTGGGAATTCCGGCGAGAGCTCATTTTCAATGAGCTTAGGTCCCATAACTCGGATATTGTGTGCCTCCAGGAAGTCGATCAAGGAAGTTACAACGAATACTTCCGGGAGCAGTTGGCTTATAGCGGCTACAAGGGAGTGTATTGGCCACGAGGTCGTGCAATGGGCATGCAGGAGGATGACGCCAAGAATGTCGACGGCTGCGCAACATTTttcaaggaaaagaaattcATTCTCCTGGACAAGCAAATGATCAACTTCGGCCAGACGGCTGTGCGACGACCTGACGCCAAGGGCCAGGATGATATCTACAACCGACTTTGGCAAAAGGACCATATCGCGGTTGTCATTTTCCTGGAGAACAGGCAAACTGGCTCGCGGTTCATCGTCGTGAATGCACATCTCTATTGGGATCCTGCTTTCAAGGATGTCAAACTGATCCAGACCGCCATTCTGATGGAAGAGATTACGAAACTTTCGGATACTTACGCCAAATGGCCTGCGTGTACTGACAAGACAGCGTTTCGGTTCTCTGAGGCAGAAGAAGAATCCGATGCGCCGCTTTCAGAGCCTGCTCCGTCGATGGAGTATGCTAGTGGCGATCAGATCCCACTTCTTATGTGTGGTGACTTCAACTCTTCGCCTGGATCCGCCGCGTATAACTTGATCGCGAATGGGCGACTGTCGGAAGAACACCCGGATCTCGAGAAGCGGCTTTACGGAAACCTCAGCCGGGTTGGTATGACTCATCCATTCAAGCTGAGATCAGCGTATGGTACAATCGGCGAAATGAGCTTCACAAATTACACCCCAGATTTCAAGGATATCCTCGACTATATTTGGTTTTCGTCCACTTCGCTTCACGTCTCGGCATTGCTCGGGGAAGTAGACAAGGAATATCTCAAGCGGGTTCCCGGCTTCCCGAACTACCATTTCCCTAGTGATCATGTCGCACTCTTCGCAGAGTTCACTATTAAAGGGAAGAAGGGCAAGGTTGTAGAAGCTGATTTCGGGCCGCAGCGAAATTAA
- a CDS encoding class I SAM-dependent methyltransferase (COG:S;~EggNog:ENOG410PKEG;~InterPro:IPR029063,IPR041698;~PFAM:PF08241,PF13649), whose product MDSMTSSTIPAMTAAASGSDLNSTLSSTGRGWAGTSTSSLSSLQNDYSTYPLIHHGDRTYLRDPENLYPLPCDLPEIHRQSLRTLMLIRVFGGPFGTPSLAEKPPKRVLELACGSGLWSSLCHDYFARRGHPNISFTGLDIVSVAPDLRKKGVNWQFKRHDLRKPRLPFPDDYFDFVFIKDAGMCPSSPAQQASGLSEPLRVLKSGGVLEIWDSDWVFRSLIPNPAPARKLASREQETADTTATYTFSSATPFTRAQNKYLQDYNSWLETAFDRRKLSAMPCATIGLSFNAEVDILENVDSRRIAIPLGELRWEREGHGRDSTGRTRKTLTSDQFAIRRTALLTVIQMIEGMEPMLMEASGKSRDEWDRWWTAMTADLFQKDGLTSGECLEVSAWWGRKK is encoded by the coding sequence ATGGATAGCATGACCTCGAGCACAATTCCCGCGATGACAGCTGCTGCCTCTGGTTCCGACCTGAATTCGACCCTCAGTTCCACTGGCCGCGGCTGGGCAGGGACGTCaacctcctccctctcctccctaCAAAACGACTACAGTACCTACCCTCTGATTCACCATGGCGACCGAACCTATCTGAGAGACCCTGAAAACCTCTACCCGTTACCATGTGACCTGCCCGAAATCCATCGTCAGTCCCTACGCACCCTTATGCTCATCCGCGTTTTTGGCGGCCCTTTCGGTACTCCGTCGCTTGCTGAAAAACCCCCGAAGCGAGTATTGGAATTGGCATGCGGCTCGGGTCTCTGGTCGAGCCTCTGTCACGATTACTTCGCCCGTCGCGGACACCCCAACATCTCCTTCACCGGTCTTGACATCGTCTCAGTTGCCCCTGATTTGCGGAAAAAGGGTGTGAATTGGCAGTTCAAACGGCATGATTTACGCAAACCCCGTCTGCCCTTTCCCGATGACTACTTCGACTTCGTTTTCATTAAAGATGCAGGAATGTGTCCATCAAGTCCAGCACAACAGGCATCGGGATTGAGTGAGCCATTGCGCGTTCTCAAATCGGGGGGTGTTTTGGAAATTTGGGATTCAGATTGGGTTTTCCGATCGTTAATACCCAACCCTGCCCCTGCTCGTAAATTAGCCTCAAGAGAACAAGAAACTGCCGACACCACCGCGACATACACGTTCTCATCCGCAACTCCATTTACAAGAGCGCAGAATAAGTACCTGCAGGACTACAATTCCTGGCTTGAGACAGCATTTGACCGGCGCAAACTTTCCGCGATGCCATGCGCGACAATTGGCCTGTCTTTCAATGCTGAAGTTGACATTCTGGAAAACGTGGATAGTCGTCGCATTGCGATTCCACTGGGGGAGTTGCGGTGGGAACGAGAAGGGCATGGCAGAGATTCCACCGGCCGTACTCGGAAAACCTTAACCTCAGATCAATTTGCAATACGACGCACGGCTCTCCTCACGGTTATTCAGATGATCGAAGGAATGGAGCCTATGCTCATGGAAGCCAGTGGAAAAAGCCGAGATGAATGGGACAGATGGTGGACTGCCATGACCGCAGATCTGTTCCAGAAAGATGGCCTCACCAGCGGGGAATGTTTGGAAGTGAGTGCCTGGTGGGGTcgaaagaaataa
- a CDS encoding electron transfer flavoprotein regulatory factor 1 (COG:S;~EggNog:ENOG410PTXK;~InterPro:IPR008011;~PFAM:PF13233,PF05347), whose product MTNPALRREVINIYKELLNLGRAYPLGYDHFRNRLHKAFSSQAHLSDEEQIKKGIARAEFVKKEIEAL is encoded by the exons ATGACAAACCCAGCACTGCGCCGGGAAGTCATCAACATCTACAAAG AGCTCCTTAATCTCGGCCGGGCGTATCCTCTCGGATACGATCATTTCAGAAATCGACTGCATAAGGCGTTCTCGAGTCAGGCGCATTTGAGCGATGAGGAGCAGATTAAGAAGGGCATTGCGAGGGCGGAATTTGTGAAGAAAG AAATTGAGGCATTGTAA
- a CDS encoding uncharacterized protein (COG:S;~EggNog:ENOG410Q0QJ) — MSILARQVLRQQPLVASTVIKPSIAAGRFFSTSPARAETKSASASPTPTKPHSIDPKWLTLTKQRIGRCMMFGLKPPQIQEAGDILQQIAKDWRELVSGSEGFLTNETVRGLFQHNVAWGEMV; from the coding sequence ATGAGTATATTAGCGCGACAGGTCCTACGGCAGCAGCCACTCGTTGCATCCACCGTCATAAAGCCCTCAATTGCCGCCGGACGCTTCTTTTCAACCTCGCCAGCTCGTGCGGAGACGAAATCGGCATCAGCATCGCCCACACCAACGAAACCTCACTCGATTGACCCGAAATGGCTTACCTTGACAAAGCAGAGGATTGGGAGGTGTATGATGTTTGGATTGAAGCCGCCGCAAATTCAGGAGGCGGGTGATATCTTGCAGCAGATCGCGAAGGATTGGAGGGAGTTGGTTTCGGGCAGTGAGGGCTTTTTGACAAATGAGACTGTTAGGGGGTTGTTCCAGCACAATGTGGCATGGGGAGAGATGGTATGA